A stretch of the Larimichthys crocea isolate SSNF chromosome IX, L_crocea_2.0, whole genome shotgun sequence genome encodes the following:
- the alpk2 gene encoding alpha-protein kinase 2, with translation MDLSLLCTDDQTRSPPTLTDGQTGDFNSFSLLHSPTENTQSAYQTGAEAVSDLSDPADESAETLSNISPTDSSGCLKPLSSSYNMSECLPLCSEPAPKHDEFRVCSYFGPSEPVLPLLPHLSHDLKSPLSTIKEPAPSFSLIQQNSTPQPFEAMSSTSEVLTEPLSGCSFSSDHSQTTYLLRSLSHHSDSLESDTTIAPVSDLYIFESETQDFILNPNVDPEDIKFPEHQPLSQTGVKNADPVCDTHVLMCDSENVVTQCHHGSSEEQAMLDYDSDVSQHTTTPSVDVFEAGLMSVNDARQRKAEVTDLTFQPRRSDSPIELWLDACQYFASEDTEDRSVLDKTGYSVTHGGLTATSDLSFSPGETQESSYNPDGCEEIGWPGDDTIGWGPPVERWSSVDSWATALSDWTGFITGPPVDFTAAFTEIGAEIDALTQALSEVNTHTDTETSKEREGQEPAVQAQSQPPMGVQDQPLKAQNMPESSVLAGQSCLSSVESSPCVTYQRSSMGSSGATMVSLNVIPGSTSSADLDRSLFGGFVESYETDIFISSEEDPIILNIIEDSDLEEQNASAELITKKPFADGLCEVTDEYSISQLGSVAEAKRSFGPAEVDREGTESSTDLHLLTRTDSSVPDLHINVHANLSTEPLPDFDGACQLEPQRGSPKFIMPIAPLGIDSSHVCWTSSSLEGDQICDKRSLNDNRNLSSDHVQPCILWPTSDGITCLEGDKEYIHEKENTIESSEKFSPEGQLDSDTADRFITARKTIIEEINDLSRELSNLSVVPSDHFFISEKNRIAVITLDLDDQFVSRAIGVKSEKAELNQETADKMPHKTHKSTSESRTRTKKDKSGGHHYGAQASKKQENLSHPVLAQQVCKQQETHPLTGKNHTSENAPAGLEDKEAKLVTESGVTTEKALSKPHGKKKKKHGQCATGVKGVVEPLAEVEIGAKPKTARGRIDMFEAKLGAKSQKDSDQTHGAEKTPQQPEAKASQGEQPPHHTDHKPKEKNTSPLNDDIIKRRRLSEDRFGKFGKIVNALESKLPKPDISIQAKGEEPKVDAGATRKKAYSEVVKQTTPAKEEPKVVKPIQAVAVSGDPQSLCLWCQFGDVFSHYTVTWTRDSTVLAEIKRSAGDESRVSLNISNASHKDLGKYQCKLTSLHGSVTLDYLLTYEALSEIVIPPSPKTTPSAPLEMECEEEDVHCSRLMFKEDFLSDQYFGENQLASIITQKVHFGEGMHRRAFRTKLNVGQIPLLLPGHPCVLKVHNSISYGTKNNDELIQKNFTLAVEECQVQNTAREYINAYNVAAQSVETFGEIPEIIPIYLVHRPSNDIPYATLEEELIGDFVKYSVKDGKEINLMRRDSEAGQKCCAFQHWVYHKTDGNLLVTDMQGVGMRLTDVGIATCKKGYKGFKGNCATSFIDQFKALHQCNRYCEILGLKSLQPKAKKPAPKPKPQPQPSAAPKKKTFGPTVKGKS, from the exons ATGGATCTGTCACTCCTTTGCACGGATGACCAAACGCGGTCACCACCAACTCTTACAGACGGTCAAACTGGAGATTTcaactctttttctcttctgcaCAGTCCCACAGAGAACACGCAGTCTGCATACCAGACAGGAGCAGAGGCTGTGTCAGATCTCTCAGACCCCGCTGACGAATCAGCCGAGACCTTGTCAAACATTTCACCCACTGACTCAAGCGGCTGTTTGAAGCCTTTGTCATCCAGCTATAATATGTCAGAGTGTTTGCCACTTTGCTCAGAGCCTGCACCAAAGCATGATGAATTTAGGGTTTGTAGCTATTTTGGCCCATCAGAACCTGTATTACCTCTTTTACCTCACCTCTCACATGATCTTAAATCCCCACTGTCCACTATTAAAGAACCAGCCCCATCCTTTTCTCTCATACAACAAAATAGTACACCTCAACCTTTCGAGGCCATGTCATCTACTTCTGAGGTTTTGACTGAGCCTCTCTCCGGCTGCAGCTTCAGCTCTGACCACAGTCAAACCACCTATCTATTAAGGTCATTATCACATCACTCAGATAGTTTAGAGAGTGATACAACTATAGCACCTGTGTCAGACCTTTATATCTTTGAAAGTGAGACACAAGACTTCATCCTGAACCCTAATGTTGATCCAGAGGACATTAAATTTCCTGAACACCAGCCATTATCACAAACAGGGGTAAAAAATGCAGACCCTGTCTGTGATACACATGTCCTCATGTGTGATTCAGAAAACGTGGTGACGCAATGTCATCATGGCTCTAGTGAGGAACAAGCTATGTTGGACTATGACTCAGACGTGAGCCAACACACAACAACGCCTTCTGTCGATGTTTTTGAGGCAGGCTTGATGTCAGTAAATGATGCGAGACAAAGGAAAGCAGAGGTCACTGATTTAACCTTCCAGCCACGGCGCAGCGACAGCCCCATCGAACTGTGGCTGGATGCATGCCAGTACTTTGCAAGTGAAGATACAGAAGATAGGAGTGTTTTGGACAAGACAGGTTATTCTGTGACACACGGAGGGCTCACGGCCACCAGTGACTTGTCTTTTTCCCCAGGAGAGACACAAGAGTCAAGTTACAACCCTGATGGTTGTGAAGAGATTGGCTGGCCTGGGGATGACACTATAGGTTGGGGGCCACCAGTCGAGAGGTGGTCATCAGTGGACAGCTGGGCAACCGCTCTCTCAGACTGGACTGGGTTCATCACAGGTCCACCAGTGGACTTCACAGCTGCCTTCACAGAAATAGGGGCTGAGATAGATGCTTTGACACAGGCACTATCAGAGGTAAACACTCATACAGATACAGAGACGTCTAAAGAAAGAGAGGGTCAAGAGCCGGCAGTGCAGGCACAATCGCAGCCACCCATGGGTGTCCAGGATCAGCCTCTAAAGGCACAAAACATGCCAGAGAGCTCCGTCCTCGCAGGGCAGAGCTGTCTCTCGAGCGTTGAGTCCTCTCCATGCGTCACGTACCAGCGCTCATCCATGGGATCATCTGGTGCTACCATGGTCTCTCTAAATGTGATCCCTGGATCTACTTCTTCTGCTGATCTGGACCGTTCTCTCTTTGGTGGATTTGTTGAGTCCTATGAGACAGACATTTTTATCAGCAGTGAAGAAGATCCAATCATACTGAATATCATAGAGGATTCAGATTTGGAGGAACAAAATGCATCTGCAGAGCTAATAACTAAGAAG cccTTTGCAGATGGACTGTGTGAAGTGACAGATGAGTACAGTATCTCCCAGCTGGGCTCCGTAGCCGAAGCTAAAAGGAGCTTTGGACCAGCTGAGGTTGATCGTGAAGGAACCGAATCTTCAACAGATCTTCATTTGCTCACTCGGACAGACTCAAGCGTGCCAGATCTGCATATAAATGTGCATGCAAACCTGTCAACTGAACCTTTACCAGACTTTGACGGAGCATGTCAGTTGGAGCCACAGCGGGGAAGTCCCAAGTTTATTATGCCCATAGCTCCTCTGGGTATAGACTCCTCCCACGTATGTTGGACAAGCAGCAGTTTGGAAGGAGATCAAATCTGTGACAAAAGGTCCCTCAATGACAACAGAAACCTTAGTAGTGATCACGTACAACCTTGCATTCTCTGGCCAACCTCAGATGGGATTACATGTTTGGAAGGTGACAAGGAATATATTCATGAAAAGGAAAATACAATAGAGTCTTCTGAGAAATTTTCACCAGAAGGACAACTGGACTCGGACACTGCAGACCGTTTCATCAcggcaagaaaaacaataatcgAGGAGATTAATGACCTCAGTAGAGAACTGTCAAACTTGTCTGTTGTCCCTTCAGATCATTTCTTCATCTCAGAGAAGAACCGCATTGCAGTCATCACTTTAGATTTAGATGACCAATTTGTCTCCAGGGCCATAGGCGTAAAATCTGAAAAGGCTGAGTTGAATCAGGAAACAGCTGACAAGATGCCTCACAAAACCCACAAATCCACATCAGAGAGCAGAACACGCACCAAAAAGGACAAGTCAGGGGGTCATCATTATGGTGCACAAGCTTCCAAGAAACAAGAGAATCTATCTCATCCCGTTTTAGCCCAGCAGGTCTGCAAACAGCAAGAAACTCATCCTCTTACTGGGAAAAATCATACCAGTGAGAACGCTCCAGCAGGACTCGAGGACAAGGAGGCTAAATTGGTGACTGAGTCTGGTGTGACAACTGAGAAGGCTCTAAGTAAGCCACAtggcaagaagaaaaagaaacatggtCAGTGTGCCACGGGAGTGAAAGGTGTAGTAGAGCCACTGGCTGAAGTGGAGATTGGAGCAAAACCAAAGACTGCAAGAGGAAGGATTGATATGTTTGAGGCCAAGTTGGGTGCTAAATCTCAAAAGGACAGTGATCAGACACATGGTGCTGAGAAAACGCCACAGCAACCAGAGGCTAAAGCTTCGCAGGGAGAACAACCTCCGCATCATACGGACCAcaagccaaaagaaaaaaacaccagtcCTTTGAATGATGATATTATCAAAAGACGACGCCTATCAGAGGATAGATTTGGGAAGTTTGGGAAGATTGTCAATGCTTTGGAGTCTAAACTACCCAAGCCAGACATTTCTATCCAGGCAAAGGGAGAGGAGCCCAAAGTAGACGCTGGGGCAACTCGAAAGAAAGCGTACAGTGAAGTAGTCAAACAGACGACCCCAGCGAAGGAAG AACCCAAGGTGGTGAAGCCGATCCAGGCAGTGGCAGTGAGTGGAGACCCCCAGAGTTTGTGCCTGTGGTGTCAGTTTGGTGATGTCTTCTCCCACTACACCGTCACCTGGACCCGGGACAGCACTGTCCTGGCTGAGATCAAGAGAAG TGCAGGGGACGAGAGCAGAGTGTCACTGAACATCTCCAACGCTTCTCACAAAGACTTGGGCAAGTACCAGTGTAAACTCACCAGTTTACATGGATCAGTCACCCTGGATTACCTACTCACATATGAAG CGCTCAGTGAGATTgtcatccctccatccccaAAGACCACCCCAT cTGCCCCTCTAGAGATGGAGTGTGAAGAAGAGGATGTTCACTGCTCCAGGCTGATGTTCAAAGAGGATTTCCTATCTGACCAATATTTTGGAGAGAACCAACTTGCCAGTATCATCACTCAGAAGGTCCATTTTGGGGAGGGGATGCACCGGCGGGCTTTCCGGACCAAGCTGAATGTGGGTCAGATACCCTTGTTACTACCTGGACACCCTTGTGTGCTCAAAGTACACAATTCTATCAGCTATGGGACCAAGAACAATGACGAACTCATACAGAAGAACTTTACCTTGGCTGTAGAG GAGTGCCAGGTCCAGAACACAGCAAGAGAGTACATCAACGCGTACAACGTTGCAGCCCAGTCTGTTGAAACCTTCGGAGAGATCCCAGA GATCATTCCCATCTATCTGGTTCACCGTCCATCCAATGACATCCCGTATGCCacactggaggaggagctgattGGTGACTTTGTCAAGTATTCAGTCAAGGATGGCAAAGAGATCAACCTGATGAGACGTGACTCTGAAGCAGGACAGAAATGTTGTGCTTTCCAGCACTGGGTCTACCATAAAACTGACGGCAACCTGCTGGTTACCGATATGCAAG GAGTGGGAATGAGGCTTACTGATGTGGGAATAGCCACCTGTAAGAAAGG atataaagGCTTCAAAGGGAACTGTGCCACCTCCTTCATTGACCAGTTTAAAGCTTTGCACCAGTGCAACAGGTACTGTGAGATCCTGGGCCTTAAATCCCTGCAGCCCAAAGCTAAAAAGCCTGCTCCGAAACCCAAACCACAACCCCAACCCTCTGCTGCACCCAAGAAGAAAACATTCGGGCCAACAGTGAAGGGAAAGTCATAA
- the oacyl gene encoding O-acyltransferase like protein, protein MGSNVEGGNANRPGLLQQCHSAHGPTFSGQYCQVFLRQGTVQYFEGICVPDSCGEDEVQMLVLNGRLQFGQTSLVPPLPHILANKSTQELIMIHCLSNTIDPDASDVTCLFVCCVMVAIPLAATLFTAIIRWQRNREVSPTAEASCLNASPNVYGTLKTNGSSSSEINSCTSEENSNNSTSHTPLCFPRSCLYRCLQVFSLQTTSQGVFSTSSTIPGGGYSSLNGIRVLSLLWIICGHSAQFPVINNLDNYKNWRKTVESNPLHVLSISGPVFLAVDTFLLLGGLLSARSLLGSIERAEDKLSLGLVANYLFKRIKRIQPLHLFIMCLTIGLISLVQWGPYWFPFIDTLMDCKTYWWANLLLISNLLPVHEICIPWSWYLSLDFQCFATTPLLVYFYRLNRGVFTVVAGGLLLMTTVTSAVITGLLHLPVFQPSTLTSEHYVLYYYVKPYTRYGPFLIGILTGIYLTTKKDQLLKQKWQAVLGWFCCLSTMAVLVGLAYVLRETPAYPSVPHALYQGLHRPLWALAVTWIILACEEGYGGFINSLLSLGFWVPLSNISFACYLTHPVFIIFYIGLQETPIHYTDINFMYLFLGHLVLTLVVSYVFTVLIEKPYLLLQWNST, encoded by the exons ATGGGTAGCAATGTTGAAGGAGGTAATGCCAACCGGCCTGGCTTGCTGCAGCAGTGCCACTCTGCACACGGTCCCACCTTTTCCGGACAGTACTGCCAGGTGTTCCTTAGGCAg GGAACAGTCCAGTACTTCGAGGGTATTTGTGTCCCTGACTCCTGTGGGGAAGATGAGGTGCAAATGCTGGTGCTGAATG GGAGACTTCAGTTTGGTCAGACATCTCTTGTTCCACCTTTACCCCACATCCTGGCCAATAAATCCACTCAGGAGTTGATCATGATCCACTGTTTATCCAACACCATTGATCCTGATGCATCGGACGTCACCTGCCT gtttgtgtgttgtgtaatggTAGCAATTCCTCTTGCAGCTACCCTGTTCACAGCTATAATAAGGTGGCAAAGGAACAGAGAGGTCAGTCCAACAGCAGAGGCCTCCTGTTTAAACGCAAGTCCGAATGTTTATGGGACGCTGAAGACCAACGGCTCCTCCAGTAGCGAAATAAATAGCTGCACTTCAGAGGAAAATAGTAACA ACAGCACCAGCCACACTCCACTGTGTTTTCCTCGAAGCTGTTTGTACCGGTGCCTGCAGGTGTTCTCTCTACAAACAACCAGCCAGGGTGTTTTTAGCACCTCCTCAACCATCCCCGGTGGAGGATACTCCTCTCTGAATGGCATCCGCGTTCTCAGCCTCTTATGGATCATATGTGGACACTCTGCACAGTTCCCAGTAATAAACAACCTGG ATAACTACAAAAACTGGAGGAAAACAGTTGAAAGTAACCCTCTGCATGTGCTTAGTATCAGTGGACCTGTTTTTCTGGCTGTGGACACCTTTTTACTGCTAGG gGGTCTGCTTAGTGCACGGTCTCTGCTGGGCTCCATCGAGAGAGCTGAAGACAAACTGAGCCTGGGTTTGGTGGCCAACTACCTCTTTAAGAGGATTAAAAG AATTCAACCACTGCATCTGTTTATTATGTGTCTAACCATTGGCCTCATCTCTCTGGTCCAGTGGGGACCCTACTGGTTCCCATTTATAGATACACTGATGGACTGTAAGACTTACTGGTGGGCTAACTTACTGTTGATTAGCAATCTTCTCCCAGTCCATGAGATA TGTATTCCTTGGTCATGGTACCTGTCTCTGGACTTTCAGTGTTTCGCAACCACTCCTCTGTTGGTCTATTTTTACAGACT GAACAGAGGTGTGTTTACAGTTGTTGCTGGAGGCCTCCTGCTGATGACCACTGTGACCAGTGCTGTTATAACTGGACTTCTGCATCTGCCAGTCTTCCAGCCATCTACACT GACATCTGAGCATTATGTCTTGTACTACTATGTAAAACCCTACACAAGATATGGGCCGTTTTTAATAGGGATCTTGACTGGAATATACTTGACAACAAAGAAAGATCAACTGTTAAAGCAGAAG TGGCAGGCAGTACTTGGTTGGTTCTGCTGTTTATCTACCATGGCTGTGTTGGTTGGATTGGCCTACGTCCTCAGGGAGACCCCGGCCTATCCATCTGTGCCACATGCCCTATACCAGGGTCTGCACAGACCACTCTGGGCCCTGGCTGTGACCTGGATCATACTAGCCTGTGAGGAAGGTTATGGAG gtttTATCAACAGCCTTTTGTCATTAGGTTTCTGGGTTCCTCTTTCCAACATTAGTTTTGCCTGCTATCTGACACATCCTGTCTTCATCATATTCTATATTGGCTTACAAGAGACCCCAATCCACTACACAGACATAAACTTT ATGTACCTGTTCCTTGGTCACCTTGTGCTCACGCTGGTGGTGAGCTATGTGTTCACTGTGCTGATTGAGAAGCCCTACCTTCTTCTACAATGGAACAGCACATAG